The Kitasatospora sp. NBC_00374 genome has a segment encoding these proteins:
- a CDS encoding muconolactone Delta-isomerase family protein, which translates to MREFLVEITTRIPEGTDPAEVDRRRAAEAVRAKELAATGHLVRLWRPVGELRSLGLWRAADEAELHETVLGTLPLRSWMTLVVTAVESHPNDPGKPGGAVKTDPTA; encoded by the coding sequence GTGCGCGAGTTCCTGGTCGAGATCACCACCCGCATCCCCGAGGGCACCGACCCGGCCGAGGTCGACCGGCGCCGCGCCGCCGAGGCGGTCCGGGCCAAGGAGCTGGCCGCCACGGGCCACCTGGTCCGCCTCTGGCGCCCTGTCGGCGAGCTGCGGAGCCTCGGTCTGTGGCGTGCCGCCGACGAGGCCGAGCTGCACGAGACGGTGCTCGGAACCCTCCCACTGCGCTCGTGGATGACCTTGGTCGTCACCGCCGTCGAGTCGCACCCCAACGATCCGGGCAAGCCGGGCGGCGCGGTCAAGACCGACCCCACGGCGTGA
- a CDS encoding IS110 family transposase, producing MLLIGDDWAEDHHDVEVQDATGRRLATARLPEGAEGIAKLHELVAKHAGEDPDPADVIVGIETDRGTWVQALLAAGYQVYAINPRQVARFKERYGTSGAKSDKGDAHALADMVRIDRDQLRPIAGDSDQAQAVKVVTRAHQTLIWERTRTFQRLRSTLREYFPAALNAYASLELTSTDALELLIRAPTPQAAAKLTRTQIAAVLARARRHNRDQKAGAIQAALREKQLELPEPVTAAYAAATIAHSRLLLALNEQIAAMEKQVRAHFLAHPDAEIYLSMPGIGEITGARVLAEFGDDPTRYTSAKARKNYAGTSPVTRASGKSHTVQARYVRNNRLADALQRQAFSALRASPGARRYYDKQRAREAGYNPALRQVGNRLVGILHGCLKTRTHYDEATAWSHHAHLHAA from the coding sequence TTGCTGCTGATCGGCGACGACTGGGCCGAGGACCACCACGACGTCGAGGTCCAGGACGCGACCGGCCGACGCCTCGCAACCGCGAGGCTGCCCGAGGGCGCGGAAGGCATCGCCAAGCTGCACGAGCTCGTGGCCAAGCACGCCGGAGAGGACCCCGATCCCGCCGACGTGATCGTCGGGATCGAGACCGACCGCGGCACCTGGGTACAGGCCCTGCTCGCCGCCGGCTACCAGGTCTACGCGATCAACCCCCGGCAGGTCGCCCGGTTCAAGGAGCGGTACGGCACCTCCGGCGCCAAGAGCGACAAGGGCGACGCCCACGCCTTGGCCGACATGGTCCGCATCGACCGCGACCAGCTACGGCCCATCGCCGGCGACAGCGACCAGGCCCAGGCCGTCAAGGTCGTGACCCGCGCCCACCAGACCCTGATCTGGGAACGCACCCGCACCTTCCAACGGCTCCGCAGCACGCTGCGCGAGTACTTCCCCGCCGCCCTGAACGCCTACGCGTCCCTGGAACTGACCAGCACCGACGCACTGGAACTGCTGATCAGAGCACCCACACCGCAGGCGGCGGCGAAGCTGACCCGCACCCAGATCGCCGCCGTCCTCGCCCGGGCCCGCCGACACAACCGGGACCAGAAGGCCGGCGCGATCCAGGCCGCACTGCGCGAGAAGCAGCTGGAGCTGCCCGAGCCGGTCACGGCCGCCTACGCGGCCGCCACCATTGCCCACTCCCGGCTCCTGCTCGCCCTCAACGAGCAGATAGCCGCGATGGAAAAGCAGGTGAGGGCGCATTTTCTCGCGCACCCGGACGCTGAGATCTACCTCTCCATGCCCGGCATCGGAGAGATCACCGGCGCCCGGGTGCTCGCCGAGTTCGGGGACGACCCCACCCGCTACACCTCCGCCAAAGCCCGCAAGAACTACGCCGGCACCAGCCCCGTCACCCGGGCCTCCGGCAAGAGCCACACCGTCCAGGCCCGCTACGTCCGCAACAACCGGCTCGCCGACGCCCTCCAGCGCCAGGCGTTCTCCGCCCTGCGCGCCTCACCCGGCGCCCGCCGCTACTACGACAAGCAGCGCGCACGCGAGGCCGGCTACAACCCCGCTCTCCGCCAGGTCGGCAACCGACTCGTCGGCATCCTCCACGGATGCCTCAAGACCCGCACCCACTACGACGAAGCAACCGCCTGGTCCCACCACGCACACCTCCATGCCGCTTGA
- a CDS encoding GPP34 family phosphoprotein: protein MTTTPQDLLTVALDVESGHLPEQGELSLALAGAELIDLLGARAVRLDDDRIVPGDRPTIADHLLDQAAAALVRQSPYESVDDWLWRRGRGLAAAYLAALEADSPVRREASDRRASHEPVLAALASAAGIDATRTGDSPDETDQTDVADDAVATVLAAVNDAVRELDAVRQRRAIEDAAFANIWRGGVL from the coding sequence ATGACCACCACACCGCAGGACCTACTGACCGTCGCGCTGGACGTGGAGTCCGGTCACCTTCCCGAACAGGGCGAGCTGTCGCTCGCGCTCGCGGGAGCCGAACTGATCGACCTGCTCGGCGCCCGGGCCGTCCGGCTCGACGACGACCGGATCGTGCCGGGTGACCGGCCGACGATCGCGGACCACCTCCTGGACCAGGCCGCGGCCGCCCTCGTCCGACAGTCGCCGTACGAGTCGGTCGACGACTGGCTGTGGCGCAGGGGCCGCGGGCTGGCAGCGGCCTATCTGGCAGCCCTTGAAGCCGACTCCCCCGTCCGCCGGGAGGCGTCGGACCGCAGGGCGTCGCACGAGCCCGTCCTCGCCGCCCTCGCCTCAGCCGCCGGGATCGACGCCACTCGAACCGGCGACTCGCCCGACGAGACCGACCAGACCGACGTGGCCGACGACGCCGTGGCGACCGTGCTCGCCGCCGTCAACGACGCGGTCAGAGAGCTGGACGCCGTCCGGCAGCGCCGGGCCATCGAGGACGCGGCCTTCGCCAACATCTGGCGCGGCGGGGTCCTGTGA
- a CDS encoding Dyp-type peroxidase: MPNDLKLRESDDIQGDVIAGFKKDQMTLLFLKFEDAPRARTWVKRLAPRISTTRQVATFNSAFRKARNSSGGDDPQSLKATWTNVSFTYEGLKVLTGKEPLPSVRPGGTFEAFKQGSDKRVLGDTGDSSPENWLFGDGKGQTVHAVVTVASDTVEDLHAAVTEQREAAAQAKIAIVFQQNGATLPGSRRGKEHFGFKDGVSEPGVLGYDEPDLDRPECVKGKHGTRLIPAGEFLLGHDRIGGITYDTPPDWAVNGSFHVVRRLAQDVPSWWAQVAVQLKVLKKAKVVPDEATTEWLAARLVGRWRSGTPVAKCPNADMPSNALSGDDNDFGYRNDPEGFTTPLFSHLRQTNPRDGLLEAPGAEPLPEKPVMDRRRMMRRGSPYGAPFDPASDGPGGPDAARGLLFVSYQSDLVEQFEFVQKAWINNVDFPPGRGRKPGPDPMVGPTGKVNFESPGTTTELSFSQFVTTEGSVYAFAPSLTTLRHLGDGRLTDKLPSTVRPTDAFLPIPDMQRDRGKSWYWAYGTGTDGPVCRTISIADGNEHNDTVERPDRPLTTWPFYDGVSRVDAILPVPDEQRINGRSRYWLFHTTEGRQVYRLISISDGAEQGLEPGSVGAVDRPDRPISAWASFSGISQVDAFLAVPDMQRVNGKSYYWLFHTLLGQQVYRLISVADGSAHNDVIERGDRSLSLWQSLADIPKTDEFLAVPDMQGINGLSLFWVFHQDKYRIISIADGPAHHDQVAVEDRPLTLWRSLTA; the protein is encoded by the coding sequence ATGCCGAACGACCTGAAGCTACGTGAGAGCGACGACATCCAGGGCGACGTGATCGCGGGTTTCAAGAAGGACCAGATGACGCTGCTGTTCCTCAAGTTCGAGGACGCGCCGCGGGCGCGGACCTGGGTGAAGCGTCTGGCCCCCCGGATCTCCACCACCAGACAGGTGGCCACCTTCAACAGCGCCTTCCGCAAGGCCAGGAACAGCTCGGGCGGGGACGACCCGCAGTCGCTGAAGGCCACCTGGACCAACGTCAGCTTCACCTACGAGGGGCTGAAGGTGCTGACCGGCAAGGAACCCCTGCCCTCGGTGCGGCCCGGCGGCACGTTCGAGGCCTTCAAGCAGGGCTCGGACAAGCGGGTCCTGGGCGACACCGGCGACAGCTCCCCGGAGAACTGGCTCTTCGGAGACGGCAAGGGGCAGACCGTCCACGCGGTGGTCACCGTCGCCTCCGACACCGTCGAGGACCTGCACGCGGCCGTGACCGAGCAGCGCGAGGCCGCCGCCCAGGCCAAGATCGCGATCGTCTTCCAGCAGAACGGCGCAACCCTTCCGGGCAGCCGGCGGGGCAAGGAGCACTTCGGCTTCAAGGACGGCGTCAGCGAGCCCGGCGTGCTCGGCTACGACGAGCCGGACCTGGACCGGCCGGAGTGCGTCAAGGGCAAGCACGGCACCCGGCTGATCCCGGCGGGCGAGTTCCTGCTCGGCCACGACCGGATCGGCGGGATCACCTACGACACACCCCCGGACTGGGCAGTCAACGGCAGCTTCCACGTGGTCCGGCGACTCGCCCAGGACGTGCCGAGCTGGTGGGCACAGGTCGCCGTCCAGCTGAAGGTCCTCAAGAAGGCCAAGGTGGTCCCGGACGAGGCCACCACCGAGTGGCTGGCCGCCCGCCTGGTCGGCCGCTGGCGTTCGGGCACGCCCGTCGCCAAGTGCCCGAACGCCGACATGCCGTCCAACGCGCTCTCGGGCGACGACAACGACTTCGGCTACCGCAACGACCCGGAGGGGTTCACCACCCCGCTCTTCTCGCACCTGCGCCAGACCAACCCCCGGGACGGCCTGCTCGAAGCACCCGGTGCCGAACCGCTGCCCGAGAAGCCGGTCATGGACCGCCGGAGGATGATGCGCCGCGGTTCCCCGTACGGTGCGCCGTTCGACCCGGCCTCGGACGGCCCGGGCGGCCCGGACGCCGCGCGCGGACTGCTCTTCGTCTCCTACCAGTCCGACCTGGTCGAGCAGTTCGAGTTTGTCCAGAAGGCCTGGATCAACAACGTGGACTTCCCGCCCGGCCGGGGCAGGAAGCCCGGCCCCGACCCGATGGTCGGCCCGACCGGCAAGGTCAACTTCGAGTCCCCCGGAACCACCACCGAGCTGAGCTTCAGTCAGTTCGTGACCACCGAGGGATCGGTGTACGCCTTCGCCCCGTCGCTCACCACACTGCGGCACCTCGGCGACGGGCGGCTCACCGACAAGCTCCCGAGCACCGTCCGGCCGACCGACGCCTTCCTGCCGATCCCCGACATGCAGCGGGACAGGGGCAAGAGCTGGTACTGGGCGTACGGGACCGGAACCGACGGGCCGGTGTGCCGGACCATCTCCATCGCCGACGGCAACGAGCACAACGACACCGTCGAGCGGCCCGACCGCCCGCTGACGACCTGGCCGTTCTACGACGGGGTGTCGAGAGTGGACGCGATCCTGCCCGTCCCGGACGAGCAGCGGATCAACGGCAGGAGCCGGTACTGGCTGTTCCACACCACCGAGGGCCGCCAGGTCTACCGGCTGATCTCGATCTCCGACGGTGCGGAGCAGGGGCTTGAGCCCGGTTCCGTGGGCGCCGTCGACCGGCCCGACCGGCCGATCTCCGCCTGGGCCTCGTTCAGCGGGATCTCCCAGGTGGACGCCTTCCTGGCGGTGCCGGACATGCAGCGGGTGAACGGGAAGAGCTACTACTGGCTGTTCCACACCCTCCTCGGACAGCAGGTCTACCGGCTGATCTCCGTCGCGGACGGCAGCGCGCACAACGACGTCATCGAGCGCGGTGACCGCTCGCTGAGCCTGTGGCAGTCGCTGGCCGACATCCCGAAGACCGACGAGTTCCTCGCGGTGCCCGACATGCAGGGGATCAACGGGCTGAGCCTGTTCTGGGTGTTCCACCAGGACAAGTACCGCATCATCTCCATCGCCGACGGCCCCGCGCACCACGACCAGGTCGCGGTCGAGGACCGGCCGCTGACCCTGTGGAGGTCCCTCACAGCCTAA
- a CDS encoding nuclear transport factor 2 family protein yields MPRTPQEIFESYVYAGPLTRNADALAENFTEDGVFEAPLMPVGAAFPRRLEGREEIRRTMAAHYLRQAQDGRSPNLEKSRYVLHTTSEPDVFIAEIDTVFDGDGEDVAVSLVQIFRVRDGRIARLRDYFAPELLS; encoded by the coding sequence GTGCCCCGTACACCGCAGGAGATCTTCGAGAGTTACGTCTACGCCGGTCCCCTGACGCGCAATGCCGACGCGCTGGCCGAGAACTTCACCGAGGACGGCGTGTTCGAGGCGCCGCTCATGCCCGTCGGCGCGGCCTTCCCCAGGAGGCTGGAGGGCCGCGAGGAGATCCGTCGCACGATGGCGGCGCACTACCTGCGACAGGCGCAGGACGGCCGCTCCCCGAACCTTGAGAAGTCCCGATACGTGCTGCACACCACCTCCGAGCCCGATGTGTTCATCGCCGAGATCGACACGGTCTTCGACGGGGACGGAGAGGACGTGGCCGTCTCGCTGGTACAGATCTTTCGCGTCCGTGACGGAAGGATCGCTCGACTGCGTGACTACTTCGCGCCCGAGCTGCTGAGCTGA